From Chitinophagales bacterium, one genomic window encodes:
- a CDS encoding leucine-rich repeat domain-containing protein encodes MSFPFFFNCRFLLIVFLGIQSMYLLSQKTDSSNLQKEYNNLEEALKNPARVIRLNLSNQKIKFIADSTWAKFSNLEYLSLKNDHLKEVPSGIGNLKKLKILDLGGNDFKFLPPSFSNLKNLNEIYLDNDKNLDFNQSFSILKDLPQLKILHLENHRLNRLPQCILFMNNIEYLYLNKNEFKEFPSELKQLKNLKHLDLHDNKFRIRHPDNPQTESFKIVF; translated from the coding sequence ATGAGCTTTCCATTTTTTTTCAATTGTCGATTTCTTTTAATAGTATTCTTAGGTATTCAATCTATGTATTTATTGTCGCAGAAAACTGATTCATCAAATTTACAAAAGGAATATAATAATTTAGAAGAAGCATTAAAAAATCCTGCAAGAGTAATTAGGCTCAACCTAAGCAATCAAAAAATAAAATTTATAGCCGACAGCACATGGGCAAAATTTAGCAATCTAGAGTATTTAAGCCTGAAAAATGATCATTTAAAGGAAGTCCCTAGTGGAATTGGAAATCTGAAAAAGCTGAAAATATTGGATTTGGGTGGTAATGATTTTAAATTTCTTCCTCCATCGTTCTCAAATCTCAAAAATCTCAACGAGATCTATCTCGACAACGATAAAAATTTAGATTTTAATCAAAGTTTTTCGATTCTCAAAGACCTACCTCAATTGAAAATTCTGCATTTAGAAAACCATAGACTTAATCGGCTTCCTCAATGTATATTATTTATGAACAATATTGAATACCTTTACCTCAATAAAAATGAGTTCAAAGAATTCCCTTCAGAATTAAAACAATTGAAGAATTTAAAACATCTAGATTTACATGATAACAAATTTCGTATCAGGCATCCAGACAATCCACAAACGGAAAGTTTTAAAATTGTTTTTTAA
- a CDS encoding DUF2490 domain-containing protein — MAYFFIFSNLFSQSNRLNTSGEIGWYNLFSTFKIHNKWSIHSEYQFRRDHVITDWQQSLLRMGINYHLNSRVLFRLGYAWIETFPYGEIPINGMGRDFTEHRLFQMMQLTNKEGPFQLSHRFMLEQRWVGRYSSLGFEHEDEFPLMHRMRYMFRAQLPLKGKEMKNNTPYLAMYDEIFIGFGENVNANVFDQNRLGILAGYQWNDKLRLEAGYLNQIIQFGRQINNQSVYQYNHGLIVNLNLNLDLTNAFK; from the coding sequence GTGGCTTACTTTTTTATATTCAGCAATCTTTTCAGCCAAAGTAATAGGCTGAATACTTCAGGCGAAATAGGATGGTATAATTTGTTTTCTACATTTAAGATTCATAATAAATGGAGTATTCATAGTGAGTACCAGTTTCGAAGGGATCATGTTATCACCGATTGGCAGCAAAGTTTATTGCGTATGGGTATCAATTATCATTTGAATTCAAGAGTACTTTTCAGGCTTGGTTATGCATGGATAGAAACATTTCCTTACGGAGAGATTCCTATAAATGGCATGGGTAGAGATTTTACTGAGCATCGACTTTTTCAAATGATGCAATTGACCAACAAAGAGGGACCATTTCAATTATCTCATCGATTCATGCTCGAACAAAGATGGGTAGGACGATATAGCAGCTTAGGTTTTGAACACGAAGATGAGTTTCCCTTAATGCATCGCATGCGATATATGTTCAGAGCCCAGCTTCCTCTGAAAGGCAAAGAGATGAAAAACAATACACCATATCTCGCAATGTATGATGAGATATTTATTGGATTTGGAGAAAATGTTAATGCCAATGTTTTCGATCAAAACAGACTGGGTATTTTAGCAGGCTATCAATGGAATGATAAACTGAGATTAGAAGCAGGCTACCTCAATCAAATTATTCAATTTGGTCGGCAAATCAATAACCAGTCTGTATATCAATACAATCATGGACTGATCGTAAATTTAAACCTTAATTTAGATTTAACTAACGCGTTTAAATGA
- the can gene encoding carbonate dehydratase: MKKNSISKLLDNNANWASSVVKEDPEFFSRLSNVQKPEFLWIGCSDSRVPADRITGTQPGEIFVHRNIANMVIHTDLNLLSVLEYAVDHLQVKHIIVCGHYGCGGVKAAMSRHNFDLINKWIRNIKDVYRMHREAIDYQTKPEQRLDKLIELNVEEQVMNLAKTSIVQKAWKGRKAPDIHGWVYSLEDGLIKPICTMTYKDHLDPLYEFDDL; encoded by the coding sequence ATGAAGAAGAATAGCATCTCAAAACTCTTAGATAACAATGCCAACTGGGCTAGCTCTGTAGTCAAGGAAGACCCAGAGTTTTTTTCCAGATTATCAAATGTACAAAAGCCTGAATTTCTTTGGATAGGCTGTAGCGACAGTCGTGTACCAGCCGATAGAATCACTGGAACTCAACCAGGAGAAATCTTTGTACACAGAAATATAGCCAATATGGTTATTCATACCGACCTCAATTTGCTATCTGTTCTAGAATATGCGGTAGATCATCTCCAAGTAAAGCACATCATCGTATGCGGACATTATGGCTGTGGCGGGGTCAAGGCAGCTATGTCTAGACACAATTTTGACCTTATTAATAAGTGGATTCGAAATATAAAAGATGTCTATCGAATGCATAGAGAAGCTATCGATTATCAAACAAAACCTGAGCAGAGACTCGATAAGCTAATTGAACTTAATGTCGAAGAGCAAGTGATGAATCTAGCCAAGACAAGTATAGTTCAAAAGGCTTGGAAGGGAAGAAAAGCCCCAGATATTCATGGCTGGGTATATAGCCTTGAAGATGGGCTAATCAAACCTATCTGCACGATGACCTACAAGGATCATTTAGATCCATTGTATGAGTTTGATGATTTGTAA
- a CDS encoding sodium-dependent bicarbonate transport family permease: protein MNLDFQVLHSNLTNPTFLFFLLGVVAVRIKSDLEIPAQSIKFISLYLLFAIGFKGGQELSHSTINAEVIYSALFGVFIALMIPLYTFFILKKKLSVSDAAAIAASYGSVSAVTFVAAVSFLEMQKITFGGHMVAIMALMESPAIIIAVILLMKYDRSSSREDISLRKLLHHSLTNGSVLLILGSLVIGTIADTKQAEGIKPFTTDIFKGFLVIFLLEMGMVTAKRFGSFMKYGWFVTFFAIIIPALNGCAVAWLSQYISHDIGNRFIFAILAASASYIAVPAAMRLAAPKSDPGLYIPMALGLTFPFNITIGIPLYYLIISNTNF from the coding sequence ATGAACTTAGATTTTCAAGTACTTCATAGCAATCTTACCAATCCTACATTTCTTTTTTTCCTTTTAGGTGTAGTTGCGGTGCGCATCAAGAGTGACCTAGAAATACCAGCACAGAGCATAAAATTTATTTCTCTTTACTTACTTTTTGCTATTGGATTCAAAGGGGGGCAAGAATTGTCGCATAGCACAATAAATGCTGAGGTTATATACTCGGCTCTATTTGGTGTATTCATAGCTTTGATGATACCTCTCTATACTTTTTTTATATTGAAGAAAAAACTAAGTGTAAGTGATGCAGCTGCTATTGCAGCTTCCTATGGTTCCGTGAGTGCGGTCACTTTTGTGGCAGCCGTGTCATTTCTAGAAATGCAAAAAATAACTTTCGGCGGACATATGGTAGCTATCATGGCTTTGATGGAATCGCCAGCTATTATTATTGCAGTGATACTGTTGATGAAATATGATCGTTCTAGCTCTAGAGAAGATATAAGTCTCCGAAAGCTTCTTCATCATTCTTTGACCAATGGTAGTGTTTTGTTGATATTAGGTAGTTTAGTGATAGGCACGATTGCTGATACTAAACAGGCAGAAGGTATTAAACCATTCACCACCGATATATTCAAGGGATTTTTAGTAATTTTCTTGTTAGAAATGGGGATGGTAACAGCCAAACGCTTTGGTTCATTTATGAAATATGGTTGGTTTGTAACCTTCTTCGCCATTATTATTCCAGCCTTAAATGGTTGTGCAGTGGCATGGCTGAGTCAGTATATATCGCATGATATTGGGAATCGTTTCATTTTTGCCATTCTAGCTGCCAGTGCTTCCTATATCGCTGTACCTGCTGCTATGCGACTGGCAGCGCCGAAATCTGACCCTGGTCTTTATATTCCTATGGCATTAGGACTTACCTTTCCCTTTAATATTACGATAGGTATTCCTCTCTATTATTTGATTATTTCTAACACTAATTTTTAA